The genomic interval CATTCTAAGTGCCAACCAGGAAAACCATCTCCCCATGGTGAAGGCCAGCGCATGATGTGTTCTGGTTCTGCTTTTTTCCAAAGGGCAAAATCCTGTGGATTTTCTTTTTCGTCTTGCGCACTTAGTGCTCGAGTATTTGCAATCATGTCTTCCAGCTTACGGCCAGAAAGCTTACCATAATTATGATCTTTATTAAATTTTACCACGTCAAAATAAACGGAGCCATTTTTTTCATACGCATAACCATTGTCCATTATTTTTTTAATGATCTCCATTTGCTCAATGATGTGACCTGTTGCCGTAGGCTCAATACTTGGCGGTAAAAAGTTGAATTTGTTGAGAATATCATGAAAGTCCACAGTGTATTGCTGTACAACTTCCATGGGCTCTATCTTTTCTAAACGTGCTTTTTTTGCAATTTTATCTTCACCTTGATCTCCATCATCCGTAAGGTGTCCAGCATCTGTAATGTTACGTACATAACGCACTTTGTACCCTAGATGCTTTAGGTATCTAAAGATCATATCAAAACTCATAAACGTACGCACATTTCCTAAATGTACATTGCTATACACTGTAGGTCCACATACGTACATACCTACATAGCCTTCTAATAGGGGCTCAAAAGGTTCTTTTTTACCAGTAAGCGAATTGTAAATGGATAATTTTTGATCTTTATATAGTGGCATTGGGTGCGTGTTTAATATCTAACGAAGGTAAATATCTTATTTGTAAAACTCAAAAAGCGGTCACTTATTAGAAACCGCTTTTTTGTATGGTGTTACGCTTTCGCGAAAGCGTACTTCTATCTAAAAAACCGTTTCTAGTTTTATATAATCTAGAAATTCTCTACGAGTAGCATCTTCTTTAAACTTACCGCCAAACTCACTAGTCACAGTGCTACTTTCAATATCTCTTATTCCTCTACTGTTTACACAAAGGTGCTTTGCGTCTATCACGCAAGCAACGTCATCTGTGCCTAAAACTTGTTGTAGTTCTTGAACAATTTGCATAGTAAGACGCTCTTGCACCTGTGGGCGCTTTGCATAATAATCTACAATACGGTTCATCTTACTTAAGCCCACTACAGTGCCATTTGAGATGTAGGCAACATGTGCTCTTCCAACGATAGGAAGCAAGTGATGCTCACAAGTTGAATATACAACGATGTTTTTTTCAACCAGCATCTCTCCGTATTTGTAATTGTTATCAAACGTAGAAGCACTCGGCTTTTTTGCAGGATTTAATCCGCCAAAAATTTCATTCACAAACATTTTTGCTACACGATTAGGTGTCCCTTTAAGGCTGTCGTCTGTAAGGTCCATACCTAATGTTTCAAGAATATTAGCAACATCTTTCTTTATGATTTCAATTTTTTCTGAGTCACTTAAGTCAAAAGCACCACTACGTAATGGCGTAGTTGCATTCGTACTTACGTGGTCATCGCCCATCTGTTCGTCTAAGAAGCTCTCGTCGTCTATTTGTATTCCTCTGTCTAAATCTGTTTTCATCTACAAAATAGCTGTATCACAGCATTTCTTTATCATTTTTACAAAAGTAAAAATGGTATTAATCTATATTTTACGACTCACATTTGCATGTTGAAATCGAGGTAACTCAATTATTTGTCGTAATTTTTTTTAAGGCTTGCAAAGATACGTAAATAGTGAGTTATTTAATAGGCGTCAAGACGTTGAAGTACAGCCTCACGATAGCTGCGACTTATAGGGATGACTTTTTTATCCACAATAAGATGCTCATTTGTAAAGCTTGAAATTTTTGCTATAGCAATTATAAAAGACCTATGGGTGCGTAAAAACTGGTGCTTGGGTAATTTTTCAACTATAGTGTTCATAGTTTCTCTGGTAGTGATAGTTCCGTTGGTTGTATGAACTTTTATATAATCACCTAAACTTTCAATATAAAAAATGTCATTAAAATTTACTTTTACCATCTTACGATCTGATCGAAAGAAAGTAAAATCCTCCGTAGGTTGAGGTGTTTCTTTTTGAATATTTTCTGCGTAAAATTTTTGAAGTGCTTTCATAAGCCGTTCTAAAGAAATCGGCTTGAGCAAATAATCTACCGCTTGAATATCAAAACCTTCTACCGCATACTCTCTATAAGCTGTTGTAAAAATCACCTTTGTTTTTCCTTGAATAGCCTTTGCAAACATGATTCCTGATACCTCAGGCATATTAATATCTAAAAACACAAGATCTACTTTGTATTTACTTAAAGCGCTGAAACCTTCAGCAGCATTTTTACATTGTGCAACTACGGTAATTTGGTCAATTTTAGATAAGTGTTCTTCAAGAATTTCCCGAGCCATAGGCTCATCATCGATAATGATTGCGTTGTACGTACTCATAGTTATAGAAAGATTTCAAGATTGAGAGTATACCAATTTTCTGTAGATACAGTGTTTAAAGCGTAAGCAGATGGGTACAAGGCGTCTAATCTTTTTCTGCTGTTTTCAATACCTAGACCATGATTTTCCTTAGGTATGTTTTGATCTGTTGTACTGTTTTTAATTTGAAACCAAAGCTTTTCATTGTTTACTTTAAGTTCAATGTAAACTTCTAGAAAGCCATTAACAGGAGCTCCATGTTTAAATGCATTTTCAATAAAAGCTATAAATAACATTGGAGGAATGTGAATGTCATTCTCAATTTGCTTATCAAAGTAAACGCGCACAGAGTCCTTGAACCGTACGCGTTCTAGTCCTATGTAAGATTCTAGATAACTCACTTCTTCTGTAATCGCTACCTTGGGTTTTTCGATTTGATTGAGTGTGTAATCTAATAAATTTGATAATTTTAAAATGAGATCTGGTGTGTCTTCAGATTTCTTAAGAGCTGCTCCGTAGATCGTATTGAGGGTGTTAAATAAAAAGTGAGGGTGAATTTGTTCTTTTAATAAGTGAAGTTCTTTTTCTTTAAGCTGTAATTGACCTTGAATAATCTTTTTTTCTAATTGGGTATTGTGATGTACTGTTTTATAATTATACCTCAGTAACTGTACAAAAGAAAAAAGGCCAGCTACTAAATACACTAAAATAAAAACAAATAGAAAATTTCGTGTAAGTAGCGGCATATTATTCATATCAAAATCAGATATGAAAATGTAATTTACAAATGTGATAATAATTATAAAAAACAGAGAGCATACCATAGTGTATATGAGGTATACGCCAAATTTTAAATAAAGCCGTTTAACTAAAAACTCAGGAATTAAAAAATATATAATTGTATAGGTGACTGCTATGGTAACTGGTAAAAGACTTGTAGAGAATGAGTAAACAAAATTTTCATTGTCTGAACCATAACTAAAGAAATAAATAAAAAATAGCCACACCAGTATCCATACAACTATGTGAATAGGGAGTAAAGCTATTTTTCGAAGTACCCATTTGTGCATTTTACAAATATGCATAATTTATGGTAAGCTAATTTCTAATTGCGGTCGATGGCTAGTTTAATATGTGTTTTGACAAAAAGGATAAACTCTTTGTAACTTGTCCTACTTATATGGTTAAAATTTGTGTTGATGTTGTAGGTGGTCTATTTATGCTTTCGCGAAAGCGTAACCGAAGTACTTTTATCACATATTAATCTTTTAAAACAAATTATTATGTCACAAATTATCGATCGCATCAACGAAGGAGGACCTGTGTTTATGGTTCCAATTTTACTTATTCTAATAGTAGTTGTGGTTCTATTTATTATAGGACTTATGGGGAAAAAGAAAATTCGCCATGTCATGGAATTATTAAGTCACCTGAGTCTCTTTGCGTTTATGTGGGGATTATTAGGATCTACCCTGGGGTTGATTCAGGCTTTTGATGCTATAGAAGGAAGTGGTGCAGTCTCTCAACCTATGATGGCTGGTGGGCTTAAAATTGCCCTGCTTTGTACAGTATTTGGTTTATTTTGTTTTGTCGTTGCAAGAGTGTTTATTCTCGTACTAGCCATTAAAGCACAACGCGCTGAAGACGCTCAGTTAATTTAAAAACTTAATTATAAATAAACGCAACTCTTATCTATATGAGTTGCGTTTTAAAATATTTTCTTTTTACGCAATTCGAAGTTTTGACCTAAATAAACTTTACGCACCATTTCATCTGCAGCGAGTTCTTCTGGTTCTCCATGTTTTAAAATGCTTCCTTCAAACATAAGATAAGTACGATCTGTAATAGCTAGTGTTTCTTGTACATTGTGATCTGTAATTAGAATCCCAATGTTCTTATCCTTGAGTTGCGCCACAATACGCTGGATGTCTTCTACTGCCACTGGGTCAACACCTGCAAAAGGTTCGTCTAACAGGATGAATGAAGGAGAGGTAGCAAGTGCTCTTGCGATTTCTGTACGACGGCGTTCACCTCCAGAAAGTAAATCACCACGGCTCTTACGAATGTGTCCCAAACTAAACTCTTCAATAAGCTCCTCCATTTTATGAAGTTGCTCTTTCTTAGAAAGTTTAGTGAGTTGTAATACACTTAGAATGTTATCTTCAATACTTAATTTTCTAAAGACAGAAGCCTCTTGTGCTAAATACCCTATGCCGTTTTGAGCACGCTTATACATTGGGTACTTAGTAATATTTTGCTGGTCTAAGTAAATATTTCCTCCATTGGGTTTTACAAGCCCAACAATCATATAAAAAGAAGTAGTTTTACCCGCCCCGTTAGGACCTAAAAGTCCTACAATCTCTCCTTGATTTACTTCTACAGAAATCCCTTTAACCACCTGGCGGCCTTTGTAGGATTTCATAAGATTTTCTGCTCGTAATTTCATAGTAGGTAAATATACAAATTGTTTAATCTGCAGTTTCAGTTTTGCTGAAACGAGTGAATGTAATTGCCATTACAAGACCAAAAAATAATCCTTGAAGTAGAATGCTAACCCTGTTAATCTCTCCTTCGCTGAAATATTCAAAGAAACACAGGAAAGTGCTTTGCAGTAGAAAAAAGGCTAAAAAGAGCTTAAAGAATTTAGAAGATTTTTTCATCACTCCTTAATTCGATTTTTTCTTTTCATCGAGCACTTCCCAATATTCATAAGCCCTACGCAAGTGAGGGATTACAATGGTACCTCCTACCAGTGTACCTATACTCAAGGTTTCCATTACTTCTTCTTTGGTGACACCTTCGTCATGGCAACTTTCTAAGTGATATTTTACACAATCATCACAACGTAAAACAGTTGACGCTACAAGACCCAAAAGTTCTTTAGTTTTTTTGTCAAGCGCCCCAGCAGTAAAGGCATTTGTGTCTAGATTAAATATACGTTTGACGATTTTATTATTATCGGCAAGTAATTTGTCGTTCATTTTAGAACGGTAGTCATTAAAGTCATCTACTATATTGCTCATGAATTGTTGGGGTTGTTACGCTTTCGCGAAAGCGTATAATTTTAATATTTAATGTTTAGACATATAATTAAGCAAGTCCTTGTTTTTTGAGTCGGCGTTTTTCTCTTCTTAAAACACCTCTAGAAATAAAGATACTCACTTCATACAATAAAATGATAGGCACTGCCACGATAACTTGAGTAGAAATATCTGGTGGTGTAATAATTGCTGCAAGTATTAAAACAATCACGAGTGCATATTTGCGATTTCTTCTAAGGAACTCAGGAGTTACTAGTCCTATTTTTGTCAAGAAATACATGATAATAGGGAGTTCAAAGATTAATCCTGATGCCAGTACAGAAGCTCTTACGAGCGCTATGTAATTATCAATGTCAAATTCATTCTGAATGGCGTCACTTATTTTGAAAGTTGCTAGAAAATTGATAGATAAAGGGGTTACAACGAAATAACCAAATCCAGCACCCAGGAAGAATAGGATAGAAGCAATCACAATAAAACCACGACTAGTTTTACGTTCATTCTCATATAACCCTGGTGATATAAATTTCCAAAATTCATATAAAATATATGGGAACCCTAACACGACTCCAGCCATAATAGACGTCCATATCGCGGCACTAAATTGCCCTGCTACTTTGCGGGATTGTATGACGAAGTCCATCTCTCCATCTGCAATGCAACCTTTTTCAGCACCAAAGAATTTTGAGATTTCACACAAAATTTCATAGGAAATAAAGTCTGCATCTTTAGGGCCAAAGATGACTGCAAACAATGTTTCCTTGAAAATAAAAGCAATTATTCCAATGGCTACTACGGCAATTGTAGCGCGTATAAGATGCCATCTTAATTCTTCTAAGTGGTCGAGAAAAGACATCTCGTCTGGATGTTTCTTAACTTTTTTTGCCATTATGCGATTCCTTCTTTTATAAGGTCGTGTATGTGTACAACACCTGCATATTTGCCGTTTTTAGTAACAAGCAATTGAGTAATATTGTTCTCTTCTAAAATTTCTTTTGCAGCAATAGCCATAGTGTCATGAGCAACACTTTTAGGGTTTTCGCTCATAATGGCTTGTGCTGTCAACCCGTCGAGAGAGTCATTCTTAGCTAGCATTCTACGTAAGTCTCCGTCTGTTATAATGCCTTGTATGACGCCATTAAGTACAACAGCGGTTACACCTAGCATCTTGTTTGTAATTTCTACAATCACTTCTTTTATACTTGCATCAGGGGCAACTTGCGGATTTTCATGTGCGGCACAAATATCGTTTACCGTAAGATATAATCGTTTTCCTAGCGCACCACCAGGATGATATCTCGCAAAGTCTTTTTCAGAAAATCCTCTAAGATTTAATAGCGCAACAGCAACAGCATCTCCAAGAACTAACTGAACTGTTGTACTAGTAGTTGGGGCTAAGTTATTAGGGCAAGCTTCTTCTGCTGTAAAGGCATGTAACACATAGTCCGCTTCAGTACCTAAAAAGGAAGCTCTATTAGAGGTGAGTGCAATGAGCGTATTCTCTGTTTTTTTAATAAGTGGGACTAAAACTTTAATCTCTGGAGTGTTGCCACTTTTTGAAATACAGATAACAATATCGTCTTTTAAGATACTTCCAAGGTCACCGTGTATGGCATCTGCAGCATGCATAAAAAGTGAAGGTGTACCAGTGCTGTTTAATGTTGCAACAATTTTTTGAGCGATTATTGCACTTTTTCCTATGCCTGTTATAACAACTCTGCCTTTTGATTTGTAAATTGTATATACCGCTTGAGCAAACTCATCATCTATTTGTGTTGAGAGATTTGAAATAGCATCACGTTCTATTATGATGGTTTTCTGTGCACTAGCAATAATTTGCTGGGAAGTATTCAAAACTTGGTT from Dokdonia sp. Hel_I_53 carries:
- a CDS encoding MotA/TolQ/ExbB proton channel family protein, encoding MSQIIDRINEGGPVFMVPILLILIVVVVLFIIGLMGKKKIRHVMELLSHLSLFAFMWGLLGSTLGLIQAFDAIEGSGAVSQPMMAGGLKIALLCTVFGLFCFVVARVFILVLAIKAQRAEDAQLI
- the tatC gene encoding twin-arginine translocase subunit TatC: MAKKVKKHPDEMSFLDHLEELRWHLIRATIAVVAIGIIAFIFKETLFAVIFGPKDADFISYEILCEISKFFGAEKGCIADGEMDFVIQSRKVAGQFSAAIWTSIMAGVVLGFPYILYEFWKFISPGLYENERKTSRGFIVIASILFFLGAGFGYFVVTPLSINFLATFKISDAIQNEFDIDNYIALVRASVLASGLIFELPIIMYFLTKIGLVTPEFLRRNRKYALVIVLILAAIITPPDISTQVIVAVPIILLYEVSIFISRGVLRREKRRLKKQGLA
- a CDS encoding carboxymuconolactone decarboxylase family protein — encoded protein: MSNIVDDFNDYRSKMNDKLLADNNKIVKRIFNLDTNAFTAGALDKKTKELLGLVASTVLRCDDCVKYHLESCHDEGVTKEEVMETLSIGTLVGGTIVIPHLRRAYEYWEVLDEKKKSN
- a CDS encoding SIS domain-containing protein — protein: MNTSQQIIASAQKTIIIERDAISNLSTQIDDEFAQAVYTIYKSKGRVVITGIGKSAIIAQKIVATLNSTGTPSLFMHAADAIHGDLGSILKDDIVICISKSGNTPEIKVLVPLIKKTENTLIALTSNRASFLGTEADYVLHAFTAEEACPNNLAPTTSTTVQLVLGDAVAVALLNLRGFSEKDFARYHPGGALGKRLYLTVNDICAAHENPQVAPDASIKEVIVEITNKMLGVTAVVLNGVIQGIITDGDLRRMLAKNDSLDGLTAQAIMSENPKSVAHDTMAIAAKEILEENNITQLLVTKNGKYAGVVHIHDLIKEGIA
- the lptB gene encoding LPS export ABC transporter ATP-binding protein; translated protein: MKLRAENLMKSYKGRQVVKGISVEVNQGEIVGLLGPNGAGKTTSFYMIVGLVKPNGGNIYLDQQNITKYPMYKRAQNGIGYLAQEASVFRKLSIEDNILSVLQLTKLSKKEQLHKMEELIEEFSLGHIRKSRGDLLSGGERRRTEIARALATSPSFILLDEPFAGVDPVAVEDIQRIVAQLKDKNIGILITDHNVQETLAITDRTYLMFEGSILKHGEPEELAADEMVRKVYLGQNFELRKKKIF
- a CDS encoding LytR/AlgR family response regulator transcription factor, whose amino-acid sequence is MSTYNAIIIDDEPMAREILEEHLSKIDQITVVAQCKNAAEGFSALSKYKVDLVFLDINMPEVSGIMFAKAIQGKTKVIFTTAYREYAVEGFDIQAVDYLLKPISLERLMKALQKFYAENIQKETPQPTEDFTFFRSDRKMVKVNFNDIFYIESLGDYIKVHTTNGTITTRETMNTIVEKLPKHQFLRTHRSFIIAIAKISSFTNEHLIVDKKVIPISRSYREAVLQRLDAY
- the folE gene encoding GTP cyclohydrolase I FolE, whose product is MKTDLDRGIQIDDESFLDEQMGDDHVSTNATTPLRSGAFDLSDSEKIEIIKKDVANILETLGMDLTDDSLKGTPNRVAKMFVNEIFGGLNPAKKPSASTFDNNYKYGEMLVEKNIVVYSTCEHHLLPIVGRAHVAYISNGTVVGLSKMNRIVDYYAKRPQVQERLTMQIVQELQQVLGTDDVACVIDAKHLCVNSRGIRDIESSTVTSEFGGKFKEDATRREFLDYIKLETVF
- a CDS encoding sensor histidine kinase is translated as MPLLTRNFLFVFILVYLVAGLFSFVQLLRYNYKTVHHNTQLEKKIIQGQLQLKEKELHLLKEQIHPHFLFNTLNTIYGAALKKSEDTPDLILKLSNLLDYTLNQIEKPKVAITEEVSYLESYIGLERVRFKDSVRVYFDKQIENDIHIPPMLFIAFIENAFKHGAPVNGFLEVYIELKVNNEKLWFQIKNSTTDQNIPKENHGLGIENSRKRLDALYPSAYALNTVSTENWYTLNLEIFL